From the Chloroflexus aurantiacus J-10-fl genome, one window contains:
- a CDS encoding aminoglycoside phosphotransferase family protein, which yields MIVSDFRHLNHTVSPAATELSEAWQRSLSRLGDYTAMVVRALNLRPQAAALYRQTDRHLLVRLTLSGEHVILRVAPEDDLSAHVTFLRGLAAGGLPGARLIQRDLSKAFVPFAYTLESFVAGKTAADLDDEHLLHSIARQAGRALRRLHRQQMPGFGRPTISGRWPRLSWRHVLIAIGQRLAGLPIPQLIFSPEEVQTLQAVLHDPRLDCPSPVLMHGNFGPHAVRCTVGGQHVHLEAFEEPGWFVSGDGLFDLAFGLRAHLPAAWREGLYEGYCSAGALSVAESERLHLLCLLSCAWSACDRYARGLPHETDAEETRRMLAAGVVS from the coding sequence ATGATCGTTAGCGATTTTCGTCATCTTAATCATACCGTCTCGCCGGCGGCGACCGAACTTAGCGAAGCCTGGCAGCGTAGCCTGAGCAGGCTGGGAGATTATACGGCAATGGTGGTACGGGCGCTCAACCTGCGTCCCCAGGCCGCCGCACTCTATCGACAGACCGACCGCCATCTGTTGGTACGGCTGACCTTGTCGGGTGAGCATGTCATCCTGCGGGTAGCACCTGAAGATGATTTATCGGCCCATGTCACATTTTTACGCGGCCTGGCAGCAGGAGGGTTGCCGGGAGCACGCCTTATCCAGCGCGATTTGAGTAAAGCTTTTGTGCCGTTTGCCTACACGCTGGAGAGTTTTGTAGCCGGTAAAACTGCTGCCGATCTTGATGATGAACATCTGTTGCATAGTATTGCTCGCCAGGCCGGACGCGCCCTCCGTCGCTTGCACCGGCAACAAATGCCGGGTTTTGGCCGGCCAACCATCAGTGGTCGCTGGCCACGTCTGAGCTGGCGACACGTTTTGATCGCTATCGGGCAGCGTTTGGCCGGGTTGCCGATACCACAGTTGATCTTTAGCCCGGAAGAGGTACAGACATTACAGGCAGTTCTGCACGATCCACGCCTTGATTGCCCATCGCCGGTGCTGATGCATGGGAACTTTGGCCCACACGCCGTGCGCTGTACAGTCGGCGGTCAGCACGTACATCTTGAGGCGTTTGAGGAACCTGGTTGGTTCGTTAGTGGTGACGGCTTGTTTGATCTGGCATTCGGGTTGCGTGCCCATTTACCGGCAGCCTGGCGTGAAGGCTTGTACGAGGGCTATTGCAGTGCTGGAGCGTTGAGCGTGGCGGAAAGCGAGCGACTCCATCTGCTTTGCCTGTTGAGTTGTGCGTGGAGCGCGTGTGATCGCTATGCGCGGGGATTGCCGCACGAGACGGATGCTGAAGAGACCCGGCGGATGCTGGCTGCCGGTGTGGTAAGCTGA
- the pgl gene encoding 6-phosphogluconolactonase — protein MNEQQSIRVYEHADELYRMAATFVAEQIRSAIDNRGQALIALSGGSLTSRLYPLLANAPLREQIDWSRVSIVFADERYVPFDDSENNYRATRQTFLDHVPVHADQVFPVPTYYRDPQQAATIYQQQLTALLTAHGGQIDVALLGMGPDGHTASLFPRHPVLTAIPAGALTVVVADAPKPPPLRLSLTPAALNTARAVVFVVSGADKAAAVAAALADTGDAMAQPTRLINPVAGTVYWMLDRAAAERVTQ, from the coding sequence ATGAATGAACAGCAATCGATTCGGGTCTACGAGCACGCCGATGAGCTGTACCGGATGGCAGCGACATTTGTTGCTGAGCAGATTCGATCCGCAATTGATAATCGTGGGCAGGCGTTAATTGCGCTTTCGGGAGGAAGCCTGACCTCGCGCCTGTATCCATTGCTCGCGAATGCACCGTTGCGCGAACAGATTGACTGGAGCAGGGTGAGTATCGTATTTGCCGATGAACGGTATGTACCGTTCGACGACAGCGAGAACAATTATCGTGCGACACGACAGACGTTTCTCGATCACGTACCGGTACATGCCGATCAGGTTTTTCCGGTGCCGACCTACTATCGTGATCCGCAACAGGCAGCCACCATTTATCAGCAGCAGTTAACAGCGTTGCTGACAGCGCATGGCGGCCAGATTGACGTAGCATTGCTCGGCATGGGGCCGGATGGCCACACTGCATCGCTGTTTCCCCGGCATCCGGTTCTGACGGCAATTCCTGCCGGCGCATTGACTGTGGTTGTGGCCGATGCACCGAAACCACCACCACTGCGTCTGAGTTTAACGCCAGCCGCATTGAATACGGCACGCGCAGTGGTATTTGTGGTCAGCGGTGCCGACAAGGCAGCAGCCGTGGCAGCCGCGCTGGCCGATACCGGTGACGCAATGGCACAACCAACGCGCCTGATTAATCCGGTAGCAGGGACGGTCTATTGGATGCTGGATCGGGCAGCGGCAGAGAGGGTGACGCAGTAA
- a CDS encoding Uma2 family endonuclease, whose amino-acid sequence MSQSRSETTLVSAPSSPATDDPFRYGWRFVRRPTPDDPDHLEQVPLTLDDVLHPEVGDFIVHSDRHETDRVYLTNVLRERLESTGEAIVLTDVRVAWDVPGLRPHGPDVMVIPGIAQRLDWSTFDVREEGHRPALIIEITSPETRQKDIKDKVRHYARARVAQYVIVDNTSRHGPRRLRLLNYRLAGRRYVLHKPDADGRIYLDVARLWLGIVDDHVVCYNERGEIVGDYTMMAQQARREAAARAAAEEQARREAEARALAEAQARLAEEQARREAEARALAEAQARLAEEQAQREAEARALAEAQARLAEEQARREAEARAAIESRLRELEAELRRLRGDTA is encoded by the coding sequence ATGAGTCAATCTCGCTCCGAAACAACACTGGTATCAGCCCCATCGTCTCCGGCTACGGACGATCCGTTTCGCTACGGCTGGCGGTTTGTGCGCCGACCCACCCCCGACGATCCCGATCATCTCGAACAGGTGCCACTCACCCTCGACGATGTCCTCCATCCGGAGGTGGGAGACTTCATCGTGCATAGCGACCGCCACGAAACCGACCGGGTGTATCTCACCAACGTGTTGCGGGAGCGGCTTGAGTCGACGGGTGAGGCCATCGTACTCACCGATGTGCGAGTGGCCTGGGACGTGCCCGGTCTGCGACCGCACGGCCCGGATGTAATGGTCATCCCCGGCATTGCTCAACGGCTCGATTGGAGTACGTTCGATGTACGGGAGGAGGGTCACCGACCGGCATTAATCATCGAGATCACCTCTCCAGAAACCCGTCAGAAAGATATAAAGGACAAAGTCAGACATTATGCCCGCGCCAGGGTGGCACAATATGTAATTGTGGACAACACATCCCGGCATGGGCCACGTCGGCTACGCTTGCTCAACTATCGCCTGGCAGGGCGGCGCTATGTGCTGCACAAGCCGGATGCAGACGGGCGGATATACCTGGATGTCGCCCGGCTCTGGCTGGGGATCGTGGATGACCACGTGGTGTGCTACAACGAACGAGGGGAGATTGTGGGCGATTATACGATGATGGCCCAGCAAGCCCGGCGCGAAGCCGCAGCCCGCGCCGCTGCCGAAGAACAGGCCCGGCGCGAAGCTGAAGCCCGTGCCCTGGCCGAGGCACAGGCACGGCTTGCCGAAGAACAGGCCCGGCGCGAAGCTGAAGCCCGTGCCCTGGCCGAGGCGCAGGCACGGCTTGCCGAAGAACAGGCCCAGCGCGAAGCCGAAGCCCGTGCCCTGGCCGAGGCGCAGGCACGGCTTGCCGAAGAACAGGCCCGGCGCGAAGCCGAAGCCCGTGCCGCCATCGAGTCACGTCTGCGTGAGCTTGAGGCTGAGCTACGCCGATTACGTGGTGACACAGCGTAA